The Algoriphagus halophilus genome window below encodes:
- a CDS encoding nucleotide exchange factor GrpE — MKNKEHEDKEMDQAEEQLVKESPEEQVSSENLGKEEVVSVEDKLTAEVAELKDKYLRLYSDFENFRKRTSKERLDLITTASEEVLRDLIPVVDDFERSLKVSGNHEENSKENEGNFLIYQKLMRILESKGLKPMEDLVGKPFDADTQEAITQIPAPTEDLSGKVIDVVEKGYTLGDKVVRFAKVVTGA, encoded by the coding sequence ATGAAAAATAAAGAACACGAAGATAAAGAAATGGACCAGGCAGAGGAGCAATTAGTAAAAGAGTCTCCTGAGGAGCAAGTAAGTTCAGAGAACTTGGGAAAGGAAGAGGTCGTTTCCGTTGAAGATAAATTAACTGCAGAAGTTGCTGAATTGAAAGATAAATATTTAAGGTTATATTCTGATTTTGAAAATTTTAGAAAAAGGACTTCAAAAGAGCGATTGGATTTAATTACGACGGCATCTGAGGAGGTGCTTAGAGATTTGATTCCTGTGGTGGATGATTTTGAAAGATCCTTGAAAGTTTCAGGAAATCATGAAGAGAATTCCAAGGAAAACGAAGGCAACTTCTTGATCTATCAAAAATTGATGAGAATTTTGGAAAGCAAAGGGTTAAAGCCAATGGAAGATTTGGTTGGTAAGCCTTTTGATGCAGATACCCAAGAAGCAATAACCCAGATACCAGCACCTACCGAAGATTTAAGCGGTAAAGTAATTGATGTAGTTGAAAAAGGATATACACTTGGCGATAAAGTCGTAAGATTTGCCAAAGTGGTAACTGGAGCATAA
- a CDS encoding Dps family protein, with amino-acid sequence MKTNEIGLEVKESQILIEKLNELLANYQVYYQNLRNFHWNVSGPNFFELHAKFEELYNEANTSIDEVAERILTLGARPLSSFEEYIETSKIKEAKEVKDPTVMVETVKGNLQTLLQIERETLEASTSSNDEGTSSLMSDYITSKEKVIWMLSAYLR; translated from the coding sequence ATGAAAACGAACGAAATCGGATTAGAGGTAAAAGAAAGTCAAATCTTGATAGAAAAGCTAAATGAATTATTAGCAAACTATCAGGTCTATTATCAAAATCTAAGAAATTTCCACTGGAATGTTTCAGGACCAAACTTCTTCGAACTTCATGCGAAATTCGAAGAATTATATAACGAGGCTAATACAAGTATTGATGAAGTAGCTGAAAGAATTCTTACGCTTGGAGCGCGACCTTTGTCTTCTTTTGAGGAATATATTGAGACTTCAAAAATCAAAGAAGCAAAAGAGGTAAAGGATCCTACCGTGATGGTAGAAACTGTCAAAGGCAATCTTCAAACCTTGCTTCAAATTGAAAGAGAAACCCTAGAAGCTTCAACTAGCTCCAACGATGAGGGAACTTCTTCTTTGATGAGTGATTACATTACCTCCAAAGAAAAGGTAATCTGGATGCTTTCAGCTTACTTAAGATAA
- a CDS encoding ABC transporter permease: MDKIWLVIQREYLARVKKKSFLLATLITPLIFPAIMGIFVWISLGEEDSQSLRIIEVVDENKMFFLESSEQYAFSFSDIDREEAKQLVQEGDRYGFLYIPKFDLKDPEGIVFYGEDNPSMSLISYLENNLRKKIEEQRLFESGIDPKVINEVRTKVGIRSITLNEQGEETINDATVNYALGFLTGILIYIFIFVYGNQIMQGVIEEKSSRIVEILVSSLKPFQLMLGKIVGIGAVGLTQFLIWVVLIGTLSTIVMGYLGMQMPQQAALEMANPELASTMTPSSDVAEIMQVLSGIDFLGLVLSFLFYFLGGYLLYGALFAAIGSAVEAPSEAQQFMFPVTIPLIAAYMGLFVFVLNDPDSSASFWLSVIPLTSPIAMMGRVSYGVPWTDLALSMGLLIGGFLFTTWMAGKIYRIGILMHGTKPSYKLLWKWIRTSQ, from the coding sequence ATGGATAAAATCTGGTTGGTCATCCAACGTGAATATTTAGCAAGGGTCAAGAAAAAATCATTTTTGCTTGCCACTTTGATTACCCCCTTAATCTTTCCAGCAATTATGGGAATATTTGTCTGGATTTCTTTGGGGGAAGAGGATTCTCAATCATTGAGAATTATCGAGGTAGTGGATGAGAATAAGATGTTTTTCCTGGAAAGTTCTGAGCAGTACGCATTTTCATTTTCAGACATTGACAGGGAAGAAGCTAAACAATTGGTTCAAGAGGGTGATCGATATGGTTTTTTATATATTCCCAAGTTTGATTTGAAAGATCCGGAAGGGATTGTCTTTTACGGAGAAGACAATCCTAGCATGAGTTTGATTTCCTATTTAGAAAATAACCTGAGAAAGAAAATAGAGGAACAAAGACTTTTTGAAAGTGGTATTGATCCTAAGGTGATTAATGAAGTACGAACCAAAGTAGGAATACGATCTATTACATTAAACGAGCAAGGTGAAGAAACTATCAATGATGCGACCGTCAATTATGCACTTGGCTTTCTCACAGGCATCCTTATTTATATTTTCATTTTTGTGTATGGTAATCAAATCATGCAGGGAGTGATAGAAGAAAAGTCCAGTCGAATCGTAGAAATTTTGGTTTCTTCCTTAAAACCATTTCAACTGATGCTTGGTAAAATCGTTGGGATTGGTGCAGTAGGTTTGACTCAATTTTTAATTTGGGTAGTATTAATCGGAACCCTATCTACGATAGTCATGGGGTATTTGGGAATGCAAATGCCTCAGCAAGCAGCTTTGGAAATGGCTAATCCAGAACTCGCATCCACAATGACTCCAAGTAGCGACGTGGCTGAGATTATGCAAGTGCTTTCAGGGATTGACTTTTTAGGGTTAGTATTAAGTTTTCTATTTTATTTTCTGGGTGGTTACCTATTATATGGTGCGTTGTTTGCCGCCATTGGTTCTGCCGTGGAAGCACCCTCAGAAGCCCAGCAGTTTATGTTCCCGGTGACCATTCCATTGATTGCTGCTTATATGGGATTATTTGTGTTTGTCTTGAATGATCCAGATAGTTCAGCTTCCTTTTGGTTGTCTGTGATACCTTTAACCTCCCCAATCGCCATGATGGGAAGAGTGAGTTATGGGGTGCCTTGGACAGATTTAGCGCTCTCAATGGGATTACTGATAGGAGGGTTTTTATTTACAACCTGGATGGCAGGAAAAATTTATAGAATTGGAATTTTGATGCATGGTACAAAACCTTCTTATAAATTGCTGTGGAAATGGATTAGAACTAGCCAATAA
- a CDS encoding ABC transporter ATP-binding protein translates to MLQIKNLNKSYGTNVALRDIDLSVSKGVIFGLLGPNGAGKTTLIRIINQIIEGDSGEIWIGGELLNPSHVAKIGYLPEERGLYKKMKVWDQLMYFARLKALSHSQAKDRINYWLEKLDIGSWREKKIEDLSKGMAQKVQFISTIIHEPPLLILDEPFSGFDPVNAELIKNEILELKEKGTTVILSTHRMESVELLCDQVAMINRSRKILDGTIREVKKSFRPEVYSISLADLKDLLPHEWIIKEEDGIYNFTLPLSGKTPNELLSELMQYGEVRQFQEVVPSMEEIFIHQVKATQNG, encoded by the coding sequence ATGCTTCAAATAAAGAACCTCAATAAATCTTACGGTACCAATGTTGCCCTTAGGGATATAGACCTGTCTGTTTCCAAAGGCGTGATTTTTGGCCTCTTGGGACCAAATGGAGCTGGGAAAACCACCTTGATTAGAATCATCAACCAAATCATTGAAGGAGATTCTGGAGAGATTTGGATCGGTGGAGAGTTATTAAATCCTTCCCATGTTGCCAAAATTGGTTATTTACCAGAGGAAAGGGGGCTTTATAAAAAAATGAAGGTTTGGGATCAGCTGATGTATTTTGCCAGATTGAAGGCACTGAGTCATTCCCAAGCCAAAGACAGAATAAATTATTGGTTAGAGAAACTGGATATTGGTAGTTGGAGAGAGAAAAAAATTGAAGACCTTTCAAAAGGCATGGCCCAAAAAGTCCAATTCATTTCTACCATCATACATGAGCCACCTTTGTTGATCTTAGATGAACCATTTTCCGGCTTCGATCCTGTGAATGCAGAATTGATTAAAAATGAAATTTTGGAACTAAAGGAAAAAGGCACTACGGTTATTTTGAGTACTCATCGAATGGAATCCGTAGAATTGCTTTGTGATCAAGTGGCCATGATCAATCGTTCCAGAAAGATTTTAGATGGAACCATACGCGAAGTCAAAAAAAGTTTCAGACCTGAAGTATATAGTATTTCCTTAGCTGATTTGAAAGACCTACTTCCACATGAATGGATTATCAAGGAAGAAGATGGGATTTATAACTTCACCCTTCCCCTTAGTGGGAAAACTCCGAATGAACTATTAAGCGAGCTGATGCAATATGGAGAGGTTAGACAATTTCAAGAAGTCGTTCCAAGTATGGAGGAGATTTTTATTCATCAAGTAAAGGCAACCCAAAATGGATAA
- the dnaJ gene encoding molecular chaperone DnaJ, which yields MAKRDYYEVLGVSKSASSDEIKKAYRKLAIKYHPDKNPDNPEAEEKFKEAAEAYEVLSNQDKRQRYDQFGHQGVSGNGGYGGGMNMDDIFSQFGDIFGGGGFGSFFGGAGGGGGRRTKKGTNLRVKLKLNLAEVANGVEKKIKVKRHVVAPGVTFKNCSTCQGTGQIKKVVNTMLGQMVSASNCNVCGGSGQIVDKKPADADARGLIVKEEVISINIPGGVAEGMQLSMSGKGNETPGGIAGDLLIVIEEIEDQVLQRDGNNVIFDLYVSFIDAALGASIEVPTIDGKVKIKIEPGTQSGKMLRLKGKGIKDINGYSKGDQLIMVNVWTPTQLSKEEKQSLEDLRFSENFRPDPGKSDKTFFDKMKEFF from the coding sequence ATGGCAAAAAGAGATTATTACGAGGTATTAGGAGTGTCTAAGTCTGCATCTTCCGATGAGATTAAAAAGGCATATCGAAAACTTGCAATTAAATATCACCCCGATAAAAATCCGGACAATCCAGAAGCGGAAGAAAAGTTCAAAGAAGCTGCTGAGGCCTATGAAGTTTTGAGTAACCAGGATAAACGTCAGCGATATGATCAATTTGGTCATCAAGGTGTTTCCGGTAATGGCGGCTACGGTGGAGGTATGAATATGGATGATATATTCTCTCAATTCGGCGATATTTTCGGAGGAGGAGGTTTCGGGTCCTTCTTTGGTGGAGCAGGAGGTGGCGGAGGTCGCAGAACCAAAAAGGGTACTAACCTTCGCGTTAAGTTAAAATTGAATCTTGCTGAGGTAGCAAACGGTGTCGAGAAAAAAATTAAAGTTAAAAGACATGTCGTAGCCCCTGGAGTTACTTTTAAAAATTGTTCGACCTGTCAAGGTACAGGACAAATCAAAAAAGTAGTCAATACCATGTTGGGCCAGATGGTTTCAGCAAGCAATTGTAATGTCTGCGGTGGAAGTGGACAGATCGTTGATAAGAAGCCAGCTGATGCTGATGCAAGAGGCTTGATTGTTAAGGAAGAAGTTATTTCTATCAACATTCCAGGTGGTGTTGCTGAAGGGATGCAGCTTAGCATGTCTGGAAAAGGAAATGAGACTCCAGGAGGAATCGCTGGAGATTTATTGATCGTTATTGAAGAGATTGAAGACCAAGTTCTTCAAAGAGATGGCAATAATGTTATTTTCGACTTATATGTTTCCTTTATCGATGCGGCATTAGGCGCTTCTATAGAAGTTCCTACCATAGACGGTAAAGTGAAAATCAAAATAGAACCTGGAACCCAGAGCGGAAAAATGCTTCGTTTGAAAGGAAAAGGTATCAAAGATATCAATGGTTATAGTAAAGGTGATCAATTGATCATGGTCAATGTTTGGACTCCGACCCAGTTATCCAAAGAAGAAAAGCAATCTTTGGAAGATCTTAGATTTTCGGAGAACTTCAGACCCGACCCAGGAAAATCAGACAAAACTTTTTTCGATAAAATGAAAGAGTTTTTCTAA
- the obgE gene encoding GTPase ObgE, with the protein MADSNFIDYVKFCSRSGAGGAGSLHFRREKHVPKGGPDGGDGGRGGHIILRGNSQHWTLLHLKYKKHVIAESGKAGEGGRRSGADGKDMILDVPLGTVAKDAETGEKRFEITEDGQEVILTRGGRGGLGNDHFKSSTNQAPHYAQPGEEGIEEWIILELKLLADVGLVGFPNAGKSTLLSSISAAKPEIGDYPFTTLVPNLGVVGYRDDKSFVMADIPGIIEGAAEGRGLGIRFLRHIERNSILLFMVPADAPSIKEQYSILLNELEKYNPELLDKQRLLAVSKVDMLDEELMKEMEEDLPEGIPSVFISSVSQYNLDKLKDMIWQAIHKD; encoded by the coding sequence ATGGCAGATTCAAATTTCATAGACTACGTAAAGTTTTGTTCCCGATCAGGTGCTGGAGGGGCAGGTTCACTTCATTTCCGTAGGGAGAAGCATGTGCCAAAAGGTGGTCCTGATGGAGGTGATGGAGGAAGAGGTGGGCATATTATCCTTAGGGGGAATTCCCAGCATTGGACTTTGCTTCACTTGAAATATAAAAAACATGTGATTGCCGAATCAGGTAAAGCAGGCGAAGGAGGTAGAAGGTCAGGAGCTGATGGAAAAGATATGATTCTCGATGTTCCTTTGGGCACAGTTGCCAAAGATGCTGAAACAGGGGAAAAAAGATTTGAAATTACCGAGGATGGTCAAGAAGTGATTTTGACGAGAGGAGGAAGAGGAGGATTAGGGAATGATCACTTTAAGAGTTCTACCAATCAAGCGCCTCATTATGCCCAACCAGGTGAAGAAGGGATTGAGGAGTGGATAATATTGGAACTTAAACTGCTCGCCGATGTTGGTTTGGTAGGTTTTCCAAATGCAGGAAAAAGTACATTACTGTCATCTATTTCTGCAGCAAAGCCAGAAATTGGGGATTACCCTTTTACTACACTTGTTCCGAATTTAGGAGTTGTAGGTTATAGGGATGATAAATCCTTTGTGATGGCCGATATCCCCGGGATCATTGAAGGAGCGGCTGAAGGAAGAGGGCTAGGTATCCGGTTTTTGAGACATATTGAGCGAAATTCCATTTTACTCTTTATGGTTCCTGCAGATGCTCCAAGCATTAAAGAACAGTATTCCATTTTATTGAATGAACTGGAAAAGTACAATCCTGAGCTCTTGGACAAACAGCGGTTACTGGCAGTTTCCAAAGTAGATATGCTAGATGAGGAGTTAATGAAAGAAATGGAGGAAGATTTGCCTGAAGGAATTCCCTCTGTTTTTATTTCTTCTGTCAGTCAATACAACTTAGATAAGCTAAAAGACATGATTTGGCAGGCCATCCATAAGGATTAA
- a CDS encoding sensor histidine kinase, producing the protein MKNRFQDLTTLDLYKNRKQVKWLVIAVSIIIGGGSIFYTNVLVEELRERERRQIELLSSALEYAATNVENLTFINQEIIQQNYSIPIIMVDAAGEPIEFRNIPFKAKATSTDSVKTLEMELVEMQAEYEPILLQEADILVYYRNSELLTNLKYYPYVQLAVILLFGVLAYTLFNQSKISEQNRVWAGLTKETAHQLGTPIASLMAWIDYLRNSPVWEENKEIITEMDKDVVKLRMVTERFSSIGSKPVIQPGNLYYSLEETVNYLRPRISTKVDLTINSDTRDLEAMMNKPLFEWVVENICKNAVDAMKGKGSITIDVIQDSEKFVIIDITDTGKGMDKKMYKKVFNPGFSTRQRGWGLGLTLAKRIIEGYHGGKIFVKHSEVGVGTTFRIVLHCSAEGASQFITEGILEY; encoded by the coding sequence ATGAAAAATCGTTTTCAAGATCTTACCACACTAGACCTCTATAAAAACAGGAAACAAGTCAAATGGCTGGTAATTGCTGTTTCAATCATCATTGGTGGAGGTTCTATTTTTTATACCAATGTACTGGTAGAGGAGTTGAGAGAACGTGAAAGAAGGCAAATAGAATTACTGTCTTCTGCTCTTGAATATGCCGCGACAAATGTTGAAAACCTGACCTTTATCAATCAGGAAATCATTCAACAAAATTATTCCATTCCCATTATTATGGTGGATGCCGCCGGTGAACCTATAGAGTTTAGAAATATCCCATTTAAAGCCAAAGCTACAAGTACCGATTCTGTCAAAACTTTGGAGATGGAATTGGTAGAAATGCAAGCGGAATACGAACCTATTTTGCTTCAGGAAGCGGACATTCTCGTCTATTATAGAAACTCAGAGCTCCTGACTAATTTAAAATATTACCCCTATGTACAGTTAGCGGTCATTTTGCTTTTTGGGGTGCTGGCCTATACCCTGTTCAACCAAAGTAAGATTTCTGAGCAAAACCGGGTTTGGGCTGGATTGACCAAAGAAACTGCCCATCAGCTAGGAACTCCAATCGCCTCTTTAATGGCTTGGATCGATTATTTGCGGAACTCACCAGTTTGGGAGGAGAATAAGGAAATCATCACGGAGATGGATAAAGATGTGGTGAAGTTGAGGATGGTGACCGAGCGGTTTAGTAGTATTGGTAGTAAACCTGTGATTCAACCAGGCAACTTATACTATAGTCTTGAGGAAACGGTTAATTATTTAAGGCCAAGGATTTCCACAAAAGTTGATCTGACCATCAATTCCGATACCAGAGATTTGGAAGCAATGATGAATAAGCCCCTATTTGAATGGGTGGTGGAAAATATCTGTAAAAATGCAGTTGATGCCATGAAAGGGAAAGGCTCCATCACCATCGATGTGATTCAGGATTCCGAGAAGTTTGTGATTATTGACATCACCGATACCGGAAAAGGCATGGATAAAAAAATGTACAAAAAGGTTTTCAACCCAGGTTTTTCTACACGACAAAGAGGGTGGGGCTTAGGTTTGACCTTGGCCAAAAGAATTATTGAAGGCTACCATGGGGGTAAGATTTTTGTTAAACACTCAGAGGTGGGGGTTGGAACTACCTTTAGAATCGTGCTTCATTGTAGTGCTGAAGGAGCATCCCAATTTATCACTGAAGGAATTCTTGAGTATTGA